In Thermococcus thioreducens, a genomic segment contains:
- a CDS encoding DEAD/DEAH box helicase translates to MHPLLRKAIRERFGKLNRLQQDSFREVSSGKSVLIIAPTGSGKTEAAVLPVFSEILEEGLKPISALYIAPLKALNRDLLERLEWWGKKLGITVEVRHGDTSAYRKAKQTKNPPGMLIITPETLGVILTVKSLRKHLENVKFVIVDEIAELVDNKRGAQLLLGLERLAEIADFRRIGMTATVGNEEEVREWLKADIIVKPSWKKHYRFHVLYPSPTEEDEKLGRELSLSPEIASRLRLLWEIVEGHGKALIFTNTRQFAEILTHRLKAWGKPVEVHHGSLSREARIKAEKALKEGRIKALICTSSMELGIDIGDVDVVIQYMSPRQVNRLVQRVGRAKHRIGEVSEGYVITSNVEDYIQSLVIAKHALEGRFEAVEPIGGLDVLAHFVVGLLIEYKKLPRERPYEIAKRAYVYRDLSWSDYLDVLRVLEDARLIGYDEEKNLLYLRRGAFQYYYENLSTIPDEVSWRVFDAGSGHVIGRLDESFIMDLEEGMDFVMSGKSWIVLKIDDEARLLKVKESKSLESAIPSWEGEMIPVPFSVALDVGRLKRELAFDFEKGLKLLEGVDFSEEELRRAFGEIRDEPFSTDRDIVVESTPKALVIHADFGNRANEALGRLVHSLLILRYGRVFSVRSQAHAVVFKTPFQLNPEEVKGYLYQEPETLEFIVARALRDSHAYRWRMLNVAKRFGALRRDAKIRRIERLFEGTVIERETLNELYHDKVDVKKGKLVLEMLKRGTMRVKTELRREPSTPAKLNMTVGGEFLLSGVLERDEILELFRERLLDHEVVLVCTNCGWHSKTKVVRLQNIKLRQCPRCGSKMLAVAHPIDAEEFLPVLEKVRHGRPLERKEERTYRKLLKAADLVDSYGFEAVLALASYGTGPDTAARLLAQYRGEALLVALMERERQFIRTRRFWVDKREEKNEEGQ, encoded by the coding sequence ATGCACCCCCTCCTCAGAAAGGCCATCAGGGAACGCTTCGGGAAGCTAAACCGCCTCCAGCAGGATTCCTTCAGGGAGGTTAGCTCCGGGAAGAGCGTTCTGATCATCGCCCCCACCGGTTCCGGCAAAACCGAAGCGGCCGTTCTGCCCGTCTTCAGTGAAATCCTTGAAGAGGGGCTTAAACCGATTTCAGCCCTCTACATAGCCCCACTCAAGGCCCTCAACAGGGACCTGCTTGAGAGGCTCGAATGGTGGGGAAAGAAGCTGGGAATAACGGTTGAGGTGAGGCACGGCGATACATCAGCCTACAGGAAGGCAAAGCAGACAAAGAACCCTCCGGGGATGCTCATCATAACCCCGGAAACGCTGGGCGTTATTCTGACGGTTAAGTCGCTCAGGAAACATCTTGAGAACGTCAAGTTCGTGATTGTTGACGAGATAGCCGAGCTGGTCGATAACAAGCGCGGTGCCCAGCTCCTCCTCGGCCTTGAGCGGTTGGCCGAGATAGCGGACTTCAGGAGGATAGGCATGACGGCAACGGTGGGCAACGAAGAGGAAGTTAGGGAGTGGCTGAAAGCCGATATCATAGTGAAACCTTCCTGGAAGAAACACTACCGCTTCCACGTGCTGTATCCATCCCCTACGGAAGAGGACGAAAAGCTCGGCCGGGAGCTGAGCCTTTCACCCGAGATAGCATCTCGCTTGCGGCTCCTCTGGGAGATAGTTGAGGGGCACGGAAAGGCCCTCATATTCACCAACACGCGCCAGTTCGCGGAGATCTTAACCCACCGGCTGAAAGCATGGGGGAAGCCGGTTGAAGTCCACCACGGCTCACTTTCGAGGGAAGCCAGAATTAAGGCGGAGAAAGCTTTGAAAGAGGGCAGAATCAAAGCCTTAATCTGCACCTCCTCGATGGAGCTTGGCATAGACATAGGCGACGTTGACGTTGTAATCCAGTACATGAGTCCAAGGCAGGTGAACAGGCTCGTCCAGCGCGTCGGTCGGGCCAAGCACCGCATAGGTGAAGTCAGCGAGGGCTACGTCATAACCTCCAACGTTGAGGACTACATCCAGAGCCTCGTCATAGCGAAGCACGCCCTTGAGGGTCGCTTTGAGGCCGTCGAGCCGATTGGAGGTCTGGACGTCCTGGCGCACTTCGTCGTCGGCCTGCTCATCGAGTACAAGAAACTCCCGCGCGAGAGGCCCTACGAGATAGCAAAGAGGGCCTACGTTTACCGGGATTTGAGCTGGAGCGATTACCTCGACGTTCTCCGCGTTTTGGAGGATGCCCGGCTGATAGGCTACGACGAGGAGAAAAACCTTCTCTACCTGAGGAGGGGGGCCTTCCAGTACTACTACGAGAACCTTTCGACGATACCGGACGAGGTCTCGTGGAGGGTCTTCGATGCTGGAAGCGGGCACGTCATAGGTCGCTTAGACGAGAGCTTTATCATGGATCTGGAGGAGGGCATGGACTTCGTGATGTCCGGCAAAAGCTGGATAGTGCTCAAAATAGACGACGAGGCAAGGCTTTTGAAGGTCAAGGAGAGTAAAAGCCTTGAGAGCGCGATACCGAGCTGGGAGGGCGAGATGATCCCCGTTCCCTTCAGCGTTGCCCTCGATGTCGGCCGGCTGAAGAGGGAGCTGGCTTTCGACTTCGAGAAGGGGCTCAAGCTTCTGGAGGGGGTCGATTTCAGCGAGGAGGAGCTGAGGAGGGCCTTTGGGGAAATCAGGGACGAGCCATTCTCAACCGACCGCGACATCGTCGTCGAGAGCACGCCCAAGGCGCTCGTCATCCACGCCGATTTCGGGAACAGGGCCAACGAGGCTCTGGGGAGATTAGTTCACTCGCTCCTGATCCTGCGCTACGGGAGAGTCTTCTCCGTCCGCTCACAGGCCCACGCGGTAGTCTTCAAGACTCCCTTCCAGCTGAACCCGGAGGAGGTGAAGGGCTACCTCTATCAGGAGCCCGAAACTCTGGAGTTCATAGTGGCGAGAGCCCTCAGGGACTCACACGCCTACCGGTGGCGCATGCTGAACGTGGCGAAGCGCTTCGGCGCTTTGAGAAGGGACGCGAAGATAAGGAGAATCGAGAGGCTCTTCGAGGGGACGGTTATTGAGAGAGAAACCCTCAACGAGCTCTACCACGACAAGGTAGATGTGAAGAAGGGGAAGCTGGTTCTTGAGATGCTCAAGAGGGGCACGATGAGGGTGAAGACCGAGCTCAGGAGGGAGCCTTCGACTCCGGCTAAGCTCAACATGACGGTCGGCGGCGAGTTCCTGCTCTCCGGCGTCCTGGAGAGGGACGAGATACTTGAACTGTTCAGGGAGAGATTGCTCGACCACGAGGTCGTTTTAGTTTGCACCAACTGCGGCTGGCACTCGAAGACGAAGGTTGTAAGACTACAAAACATAAAGCTGAGGCAGTGCCCTCGCTGCGGCTCAAAGATGCTCGCCGTTGCCCACCCGATCGACGCGGAAGAGTTTCTTCCCGTTCTGGAGAAAGTTCGCCACGGGAGGCCGCTGGAGCGGAAAGAGGAGAGAACCTACAGGAAGCTGTTGAAAGCCGCTGATCTGGTGGATTCCTATGGCTTTGAGGCTGTTTTAGCGTTAGCCAGCTACGGGACGGGGCCCGACACAGCAGCGAGGCTTCTGGCACAGTACAGAGGAGAGGCTTTACTTGTCGCTCTCATGGAGCGGGAGCGGCAGTTCATAAGGACGAGGCGCTTCTGGGTGGATAAGAGGGAGGAGAAGAACGAAGAGGGCCAATGA
- a CDS encoding M20/M25/M40 family metallo-hydrolase translates to MKTERAKEILLQLLKIPSPSGQEDRIMLHIMEFLHRLNYDVHIESDGEIIDLVVNPEAELFYEVHVDTIPIRAQPFVRGNIVYGTGASDIKGGAAAILLMLENLRREGKELNVGIVFVSDEEHGGRGSALFMERYKPKMAVVLEPTDLEVHIAHAGNIEAYFEVDGKEAHGACPESGLNAIEETYKMLEEMKNLEPFKRKGKYFDPHIGIQELVCENPVYLIPALCKGRLEARLLPDQEVEDILDLLDPIFDEYTLKYEYTEIWDGYELEPDEEIVQLAKKAMEVTDIDEFGGMRSWTDAINFMYNGTRTIVFGPGNLDISHTKNEHIDVRDVVTASEFLKALNEIYGKGE, encoded by the coding sequence ATGAAGACCGAGAGAGCCAAGGAGATACTCCTTCAGCTCTTGAAGATACCCTCTCCCTCTGGACAGGAAGACAGGATAATGCTCCACATTATGGAGTTTCTCCACAGGCTGAACTACGACGTCCACATCGAGAGCGACGGTGAGATAATAGACCTGGTCGTCAACCCTGAGGCCGAGCTCTTCTACGAGGTTCACGTTGATACCATACCGATTAGAGCCCAGCCCTTCGTGAGGGGCAACATCGTCTACGGAACCGGTGCGAGCGACATCAAAGGCGGCGCCGCTGCTATACTCCTTATGCTTGAGAACCTGCGCAGGGAAGGTAAGGAACTCAACGTCGGCATAGTTTTCGTCAGCGACGAGGAGCACGGAGGAAGGGGTTCTGCACTCTTCATGGAGCGGTACAAGCCGAAGATGGCCGTTGTCCTTGAGCCGACGGATTTAGAGGTTCATATAGCCCACGCCGGCAACATCGAGGCCTACTTTGAGGTGGACGGCAAAGAAGCTCATGGCGCCTGTCCGGAGAGCGGCCTTAATGCTATAGAGGAAACGTATAAGATGCTGGAGGAGATGAAGAACCTCGAACCCTTCAAGAGGAAGGGCAAGTACTTCGATCCTCACATCGGAATCCAGGAGCTCGTCTGCGAGAACCCGGTCTATCTAATCCCCGCTCTCTGCAAGGGCCGGCTTGAGGCGAGGCTTTTACCAGACCAGGAAGTCGAGGACATACTCGACCTGCTCGACCCGATATTCGACGAGTATACTCTCAAATACGAGTACACTGAGATATGGGACGGCTACGAGCTTGAGCCGGACGAAGAGATAGTTCAGCTCGCCAAAAAGGCGATGGAAGTTACCGACATAGACGAGTTCGGCGGAATGAGGAGCTGGACGGACGCGATAAACTTCATGTACAACGGGACGAGAACCATAGTCTTCGGGCCGGGCAACCTCGACATATCTCACACGAAGAACGAGCACATCGACGTGAGGGACGTCGTTACCGCCAGCGAGTTTCTGAAGGCGCTGAACGAGATTTACGGGAAGGGCGAGTGA
- a CDS encoding ATP-binding protein: MMQQFVDREYEIKALRRAFESERAELIVVYGRRRVGKTALILKSVEGFRHLYFLADERSEGENLAEFRKKVAELLGDDVIARSDLDWVELFRLLGERGKGVVVIDELPYLVEGNPAFPSLLQKAWDLHLQNSRVKLVLVGSSIGIMERLLGHKSPLYGRRTMQLDVKPLRYWHVGEFLQGYSPEDWLRVYGVTDGIPAYLRQFDERLSFWENVERLFLQKESPLYTEAEFLLRQEFREPARYFSILKAIAFGKTSFGEIVNFTGFDRGTVSRYLDNLARIRAITKVHPAFEPEKRRNARYEFADNYFRFWFRFVYPNRERIERELYGEVIEDVKVNFDHYMGRVFETAAADFLWRKFAFERGGRWWSRGEEIDFVGLKKGKAYFFEVKWSKLTYHGAREVLRSLERKARYVRTGTKEMLFGLIARGVEGRKKLEERGFLVFELDDLFAL; this comes from the coding sequence ATGATGCAACAATTTGTGGACAGGGAGTACGAGATCAAAGCCTTAAGGAGGGCGTTTGAAAGCGAGAGGGCCGAGCTGATAGTGGTTTACGGCAGGAGGAGGGTCGGAAAGACAGCCCTCATTCTGAAGTCCGTCGAGGGGTTCAGGCACCTTTACTTCCTCGCGGACGAGAGAAGCGAGGGGGAGAACCTCGCGGAGTTCCGGAAAAAGGTTGCTGAGCTTCTAGGGGACGATGTAATAGCCCGTTCCGACCTTGACTGGGTCGAGTTGTTCCGCCTCCTTGGGGAGCGAGGAAAAGGAGTCGTCGTAATAGACGAACTCCCCTATCTCGTTGAGGGGAATCCCGCGTTCCCCTCGCTTCTCCAGAAGGCGTGGGATTTGCACCTCCAGAACTCAAGGGTTAAGCTCGTGCTCGTGGGTTCCTCAATTGGCATAATGGAGAGGCTCCTCGGCCACAAGAGCCCCCTCTACGGGAGAAGAACCATGCAGCTCGACGTTAAGCCGCTGAGGTACTGGCACGTTGGGGAGTTCCTTCAGGGCTATTCTCCGGAGGACTGGCTGAGGGTCTACGGCGTAACCGACGGGATCCCTGCCTACCTGAGGCAGTTTGATGAAAGATTGTCATTCTGGGAGAACGTCGAGAGGCTGTTCCTTCAGAAGGAAAGCCCCCTCTACACCGAGGCGGAGTTCCTCCTCAGGCAGGAGTTCAGAGAGCCCGCACGGTACTTCTCGATACTCAAGGCCATAGCCTTCGGGAAGACAAGCTTCGGCGAGATAGTGAACTTCACGGGCTTCGACAGGGGAACTGTTTCGCGCTACCTCGACAACCTTGCAAGGATAAGGGCAATAACCAAAGTTCACCCGGCCTTCGAGCCCGAAAAGAGGAGGAACGCCCGCTACGAGTTCGCTGACAACTACTTCCGCTTCTGGTTCCGTTTCGTCTATCCGAACAGGGAGAGGATTGAACGGGAGCTCTATGGCGAGGTTATTGAGGACGTTAAAGTAAACTTCGACCACTACATGGGACGGGTCTTTGAAACAGCCGCTGCCGATTTCCTCTGGAGAAAGTTCGCCTTCGAGAGAGGCGGGAGGTGGTGGAGCAGGGGCGAGGAGATAGACTTCGTGGGGCTGAAGAAGGGCAAAGCGTACTTCTTCGAGGTCAAGTGGAGTAAACTGACCTACCATGGAGCCCGCGAAGTCCTCAGAAGTCTTGAAAGAAAGGCGAGATACGTCAGAACAGGGACGAAGGAGATGCTGTTCGGCCTCATTGCAAGGGGTGTTGAGGGAAGGAAAAAGCTTGAAGAGAGAGGTTTCCTCGTCTTTGAGCTCGATGACCTGTTTGCCCTATAG